One window of the Pieris brassicae chromosome 2, ilPieBrab1.1, whole genome shotgun sequence genome contains the following:
- the LOC123720155 gene encoding DNA polymerase epsilon subunit 3, producing the protein MAEKLEDLNLPLTVVGRIVKEVLPEGVSISKEARTGLAKAASVFVLYVTSAATNTVKHHKRKALTGQDVLEAMADIEFERFVEPLREALEQYKLAVSAKKSAGKKKEDDDVEMVEEEG; encoded by the coding sequence atggcTGAGAAATTGGAGGACCTGAATCTGCCACTTACAGTCGTCGGAAGAATAGTTAAAGAGGTTCTACCCGAGGGTGTTTCTATTTCAAAAGAAGCCCGGACTGGTTTAGCAAAAGCTGCATCTGTTTTCGTACTATACGTGACATCAGCTGCAACGAACACAGTAAAACATCATAAACGAAAAGCTTTAACAGGTCAAGATGTCCTGGAGGCCATGGCTGATATCGAATTTGAACGGTTTGTGGAACCACTACGAGAGGCCTtagaacaatataaattagCCGTTTCTGCAAAAAAATCAGCCGGTAAGAAGAAAGAAGACGATGACGTAGAGATGGTAGAAGAGGAAGGTTAA